DNA sequence from the Nymphaea colorata isolate Beijing-Zhang1983 unplaced genomic scaffold, ASM883128v2 scaffold0203, whole genome shotgun sequence genome:
AATTATCGtagaatccaaataaaataggGAAAAAGTCTTCTCCTATGCCAAGCTGACGGTAAACCTCATCTTCATGTTGGGTTTGTTTGACCATATCTGCACGGTAGCAGTTCCCCcatcaaaattaaattattataaaaatcACCTCGATGACTCATCCAAAAAACATCCTGCTGCTAATAATTGCTTCCCTTCTGCTCTTCTCTCGCTCGCAAGTGCTCAACTCGTGGGCCAATTCAGTCTCCACAGTCACCATGCACCCCACCTTCATCACCACCGCCACCAAAGGCCTCCCCATCACCGGCTCAGTCACTGTCCCCAACGACCAATCATACACAGTCTACTTCTATAGACCTAACCAATACTATCCCAATAGTCCAGCCTTTCAATTTTTCCAGTTTATAGGCAGTGATAACTTTACCTCTGCTCCTGTCGACACTACTGGACTCTGGAGGGTGGAAGTGCTGCCCACCAATCCGAATTAAAACTTTCTCATCTTGGTGAGCATAGGTAGTGGACAGGGAATGCAAAAGTATGTGGAGGTTGCACGCCGATAAAAATTGCTTGTTTCATACTTTCAGGCAGGAGAAAATTGTAATTTTACAGTTCAGGGTATTTCAGCAGAGCAAGCCAGAGAATATCAAATAACATGTATCATGGTGGACCAACTCTGAGTTTACTCGTAGAGATGTCCTTTTTAGCAATGCTGGAATGACGAATACATAATACTAGGTGGCATGTACTGCTCCTGAGGCAGGTTATTACTATATCTTTCTATCTGTCTCATAGTTCGTAATGCCTCTGTTTCCTAGAGTCCTCATCAACTATCAATCGATAATTACCCTTGTCCTGCCCCCTCTTCATACAAAGATGTCAACCAGCTCTTCCCTAACTGCGTGCAAATGGTACTGAATGCAGCCTATCCCTGCATAAACTATGACTACAACGCCAATGCCTGCACCCAGTGCCAGTAGAGCTACATTTTATAGAGTGGAAGCTGCTATCTTGGTGTGTAGTGTGGCTTGGATAGGTATTTTCACCAAGGAAGCTGCTATCCTGCCCCGGATAATTGCGAAACATTCAAACAAGTTGGGGGAGATTGCACCAAATGTAGTGATGGGTATGCATTGACCAACAGTGCTCAGGGATGGATTTGCAGCATAAACTCATATCAAACTTCAACAACTCCACCCAATGTTCAAACTTAACCGCCTTCAATTCCTCCGACAACTACGACCAACAGCTACAATGCATCATCAAGTCAGACAACTTTAAGCTAAACTTCATCCATGACCAATACATCATCATCAAATCAATATAGGGCACCTAATGCTTACACTCCCACTTCCACTCTAAcattcctcctcctccagctAAACCCATCACATGTGAGTAAGGAACTTATTTTTCTCGTGGGCTTTGTGTACTTTATCCTCCTCATTGTAGAGAATTTGATCCTGTCCAGCTTATCTGTACCGCTTGTGCAAGCTCATTTACCTTAGACCCTTCAACGCTTAACTGCATACTTATCCAAGTAAATTGCCCTCAATTTTACACCAACGTCGGCAAACATGCGTTCCTTACCCCAGTAACTGTAATTCGACCAATGCTTTTGGCAATTGTACAAGTTGCTTCATCAATTACAGTCTCGATAGCAGTGGCAATTGCATTCCCAAATCGTGTCCAGCTAGACAATATCTCTCCAACAATAAATGCCTTCCTGTTGATGAGAACTGCAATGAGTATGACCAATACGTGGGAACTTGCCTTTCCTGCCTAAATTTCTATATCTTAGCATCGAATGGCACTTGTAACCCCCCACAATACAATCAAATGGTCAGCAATGGCTGTCGTCCTCGCCAATACCGTGCTGGAAACACTTGTATCAACGTAGACCCCACCTGCGATCTGTTTGATCAATTCACAGGCTACTGCCTCTCCTGCATCGACAAGACTCAGCTGCTAGATAAATCCACTGGTAAGTGCTACGGCATTACTGATATCTGTGCAGATCGATATTACCTGAATCCAATCACAAGGACATGCCAACAGGTAAGTCCCTTCTGCAATACCTATGATCCAGCTACTGGCTACTGCTTCACCTGCACATACGGACTTACCCTTTATCGTGGCGGTTGTGTGGTCCTTACTCCATGCGGAAGCAACCAATACCGAAACCAGAATGGGATTTGCACAGACGCTGATCCAAACTGCGACGGAGTAGATCAAACAACAGGAGTGTGCTTAGGCTGTCAGCCAGGTTTCGACCTTAATCCTGGAGGAATCTGCTGCTACACTCAAAACTACCTCCTCAATCCAGCCTGCAAGGCCTTCCTTTCAGCCAATTGCATATCCCAACGACCAGTATTCATGAACTGCCAGCAATGCGTTGGTGGATACGCCCTGCTCAATGGCGCGTTTGGGAAGTGTCTTAAGAAGTATTGAGCAAATACTctaattttatatcaaaaacatataaaatttattttttcctgtTCATATCATTTGAAGAGAATAGTGCAATCACAACCATTTGATGAGATCTGGACCAGATCTGTCCCTCACGTAGAAGTGAGTCCATTCTTTGGAGTTCTTGATGACTTCTTATGTCTGCTGTGGGATCCTGCTTGTGATTTTTCCCCACACTACGCAGTCGTTGAGGATCAAATCGTCGTATTTGGACCAGATGGTGTATGTGTTGGTTCCCTATTTCAGCGTTGAGTTGTTGATTTCGCTGAGGAACTTGGACGGCCTGTTGTGGGGGTGGATCCTGGATCGAAACCGTCAATGTTGCTGCAGGTGGGCAATAGCACCTGGCCTAAGCAGGAATTCAGTCCCAGGTTGGCGCCTGCAAGACCAACGAATGCCTTCACCTTTGCTGTCAAGTTAGCACCCACGTTGTACACTCCTTCTTTCTAATCCTCTGCGCTTCCCCCCTTGACCACCTTACGACCGATGCTTACTCCCATCGAGTGGCCGATTATGTTCACCTGGGTGGCATTTGTATAGGCAAGGACTGCTTCGACAAACGCCCTCATACGCTGGACGTACTTTTTGGCGTGGTTGTTCTGGTAGGCAACAGTGTAGTTGGCTGGTCCCCATGTGGTGGTGTAAAGCTCAGCCTTTGAGTACCCCTGAGAGCCGAAGTAGGTGGCAAGCTCTCTGAAACCGGTCTGCCAAGATAGATAGCCATCTTGCGTGCCTCTTCCGAAAGCCACATCGCTGTTCCCATGGATGAAGATGACTGGCAATTTAGTCAGTCGTTCAGAAGCTGAAGACTTACCTCCGTATGCACCGCATTTAAGGTCTGGCCTATCGAAACCCCAGCTAGCGTAGTCTATGCTAAGATAGAATGCATACTGTTGGTGAGGAATTGTTGAAAGTGGTCGGTGAAGCCGCAAGCAAGGTCAAGAGCAGGAGCAGACGGCGGAAGCGTTGTCTGCAGGTAGTAAATGAGGGGAAGTAGAGTGAGTAATGCAATAATGGTCTGTTTGAGCATGTCTACAAGCTTATTAATCTTGCGTAATAACTGTTCAAAAATAGTATTTGATGATTGCCATTTAATATCTTTAA
Encoded proteins:
- the LOC116268295 gene encoding uncharacterized protein LOC116268295; amino-acid sequence: MGGRIFGCSRDHLHVLAAMKFRKLKQLAMMNLQNQNNPIYGGSLNPLPPNYYPNQQYSNQQFSNQAYPNQPTTINSIRMAMRLPVIFIHGNSDVAFGRGTQDGYLSWQTGFRELATYFGSQGYSKAELYTTTWGPANYTVAYQNNHAKKYVQRMRAFVEAVLAYTNATQVNIIGHSMGVSIGRKVVKGGSAED